The DNA window CATTTTGCGGCAGGTACTGGAGATGTCGCCGACGATGTGCGTGGATAGGATAATGATGATATCGCGCCGCGTCATGTCCGAAAGGAGGTTGCGGAAGCGAATGCGCTCTTCGGGATCCAACCCGGTGGTGGGCTCGTCGACGATGACCACCTTGGGGTCGCCGATGAGCGCCTGGGCAATGCCCAAGCGTCGCTTCATGCCGCCGGAGAGCTTGTTCGCCTGCCGATCACGAACCTCGTACAGTCCAACCTGCTCCAACATGTTGGCCACAGCCTTTTTCCGCGCGCGGCTGTCTTTTAGGCCGGAGAGGGCGGCGATGTAGTCTAAGAACTCCCAGGTGGTGAGGCGCGAGAAGAGCCGAAAATCCTGGGGCAGGTAGCCGAGCATGGTGCGGATGGCGCGGCGGTCTTTTTGCAGGTCCAGGCCGTTGAACTTGACTACCCCTGCGCTGGGCTTCATGAGGGTGGCCAGAATGCGCATGAGCGTGGTCTTGCCGGCGCCGTTGGGGCCGAGCAGGCCAAACATGCCACTTTCGATGCGCAGGTTAATGTCCTCGATCGCCTTTTTTCCACCTTCGTAGACTTTGGTCAGGCCTTCAATTGTGATGACCATACATTCCCTCTGATAGAACGGCTCCGCTCAGCAAAACTGGACAGCACTCATGCTCTTTACGGAATTCGGACGCAAGAGTTCCCGCCGCCGTGTGTAAGCCGGCGGCAGCTGTTCACGGCCTTTGAACACGCAAGAAGGCGAAAACTTGCAGGGCTGGTGTCGCCTGGGCGGCGGGGAAGAAGTTTCCAACCTGGCAGACTCCGGGCTAACGCCGGCAAAGCTGAGACATCCCCACCATTTGAGGTCAAAGCGTGAACAATGGGAATCAGGCTGCGCGAATGAGTCGCGCCCCTTCCCTTGAGACTTCCCCACGCAGCAGAATCGAAGATGCCTCGCTGGTCATGAGCGCATGCGTGAGCCGCACGACCGGCCGGCGAAGGGGGCCAGGGCTGCCGGCAAAAAATGCGCTTCCTCGACCAGTTAGCGGGTCAATTACAGGTATAGCCTGAGTGTAAATGGGACCGATTTGGGCGAGAACATAACTTGCGACAGCGGCAAATCGCGGTCTCAACGGCAGGCCGGCCGGCCAGGATGGGCCTGCCGATGTTCCTGGCGACCACACGCAGCTCCGCCTACCGGCCTGCAGGCTGCTGTCACACCCCGGGTCACCCACATCGGCATGTCGTACCCTCAGCACGCGCCACAGCTATTTTGCCTGCGGCTCCTCAGCGCCCAGGTGGGAGCTATTGGTCTGGCCTCGTGTTCACTTGACTTGCTTGATCGCTTGGCACTCCGCCAGCCGGGCTAACAACCGCTCCACCAGCACCTTGCCCGCTTCCGGGTCCATGACGCCAATGGCGCCCCCCAGCAGACCGCGCAAGGCAAAGACCATCGTCCAGCGGTCGTCGCCCATGCAGGTGACCTGCACGTCGCGCACCTGCGCGGTCAGCACTTTCTGCCCCTGCGAGCGGGCAAAGTGCACCAGGCGCTGCACCGCCTGCCCGGCCGAGTCGGTCGGCATCAAGAAGAGCTGACACCCCACTGCCCCGTGCTGGTAGTCAACGCGGTAGGCATCGCGCAAAAACGCCTGCCCCAGAAAGTGGCGCGGAATGTAGCGCTCGCTGTGGGGCACGCGCTGCTCCTCCGGAAAGCAACTGAACAGCGCCGGCTGGGAGAACTCCCCTGGGATGCGTTGCGCAATGCGCTGGGCCGCCCTGGTGAGCACCTGCGGCACGTCTTCCGCCACGTCAAACGAAGTGAGCTTGACGTAGAAAGGCCCCTTCCAGAAGTTGAGGGTGTTCTCGCTCAAACGCCCCTGCACGCCCACCGCCACGATGCTGTCCTCTGGGGAGCGCTCCGCCGCATAGATGCCGAAACCGCCCAGCGGCGTGGCCATGCGGTAGACCTCCACGGTTAGCGAGCGAGCGCTATCGGCAGTCATGTACTCGGCCGCCACCACCGCCTGGAAGCCGTACTCCAAGTACAGGTCAGCGGCCCCGTCGATGTACTCCCACAAGTTGTCGGGCCCAAAGAATTGCAGCGGCTGGCTGCGCTCCCAGCCGGGCAGGTCGTCGGCAGTGGGCAACAACCCAACCAGGACTTCGCGCTGCGCACTTCCTTGCGCCATGCAGCCTCCGGCGAGCACAAGGACAGCCAGTGCTGCAAACAGCCCCCGCGATAAATGGCGCACACCTCTCATCGTGCACACCTCACACTTCCTGCATTGAGAATTCGGACCCACCTGCGAAGGCGAGCAGGCCCTGAATCCGTTCACCGATCGGGATGCCGTGCCGGCAGGAGGCGACGCACCGCTCGCAGTCCCGACAAGGCGCGAGTCCCCGCTGGTCGGCAAACTCCCTTAGGGCCTGGTGCGCCTGCCGGCTATTGCCATAGGCAAAGGCGTACATGGAGGCGCGCATGGCTGTGGGAATCTCCACTTGCTGCGGACACGATGCCACGCACGAGCAACAGCCCTGGCAGTAGAACGACCCTGGGCTTGCGGCCGAAAGCTGCAGGTCCTTCTCTTCCTCCTCACTCAGTTTGAGGTTGGCCATCACGCCCCAATCAAGCTCGAGTTGCTCGAACGTCGTGACCCCGGGGATAGTGGTGCACACGTTTTCGTCGTTGAGCACCCACTTGAGGGCCGCCGCATGGTTCACGCTCTGCCGTTGGTTCATGCGGGCGCCCGCCTGCGTCTTCATGGCCACTATACCGACGCCCTTCTCCGCCGCGTACTTGATGGCTGCGCGCACCTCAGCGCGATGACCCTGGAGGTAGTTGTAGGCGGTGAGCACCACGTCCCACACGCCGCTATCCGCTGCCGCGCGAATCACCTCCGGCTCGTTGGCGTGCGTGGAAATCCCCACAAAGCGCGCCAGGCCTTTCTTCTTGGCGCCCTCGAAGATCTTGAGGAGAGGCTCATAGCTGACCATGCCCGCCGTCTGGCAGCTGTGCAAGTAGAGGATGTCCACGTAGTCGCTCTGCAGCCTCTTCAGGCTGATGCCCAGCATGCGGTCAAAATTCTCCTGCGTGGCGCCCGGAGAGGGGCCGCGATCGGCAGTGAGAAAGTTCCCCTCGCGGTCACGGGCAAACCAGAGCTTGGTGCCGATGACCACGCTTTCACGGCACTTGCGCTCGGCCACAACGGTGCCAATAACCTCCTCGCTCTTGCCGCCCATGTAGCCGTGGGCCGTGTCCAAGTGGCGCACGCCCAGGTCCAGCGCCTTGCGCAGCAGGTCTGGGCTGTCGGAGTTCATCACCCCAAAGCTGACGATGGGCAGACGAATACCGGTCTTGCCCAGCGGGCGGTAGATCACCTTCGTTGCGGAGGGCTGCTGCATGCCTAACGAGCGCATGAATGGCCACGCCGTCCCCAGCGCCAGTCCGCCCAACGCTGCGTTGGCCATAAATTCCCGCCTGGTTAGGTTTCGTCTCATCTTCTCCTCCAATGCAGTTGCCGCGTATTTCCTTTCTCAGAAGCCACCTTGCAGACCAACGAAAAAGGTGCGCATGGGCATAAGGTTGCTTTCCATGGGCGCATAGTTGTACTGCAGCAGGTTGTTCACCCCTGCGCGCAATACGACTTTGCCCAGCTCCACACCAAAACGGAGGTCCACGAACTTCATCGGCACCCGCTCGTTGATGGGGTAGACCTTGACTTTGTCGATCTTGCTCGCGTAGCGGTAGTCGATTTCGCCTTGCAGCCGGCCCACGCGCAGATCGGCTCTCACCGTGCTGAGCACTTTGGGCCGGTAGGTGAGCGACTCATTCCACTTGACGTCGCGCGGGTCCATGGCGGTGGTGCTGAGGTGCAGTCCAGCGGTCCATCTGCGGTGCAGGAGGCGAAACGGCACGCTGGCGTTGGTGGTGGCCTCCACCCCGCAGACCCTGGCACGCGTCACGTTGCGAAACTGGATCTGCCCGCGAATCAGATCCAAGTGCGCCTCGATCATGTCCCAGTACTCGTTGTCAAAAAACGAGACGTCCACATTCCAGTCGCGCGTGAGGTATTGGCGGAAGCCGAGGTCATAGGCCCACGAGCGCTCGGCGCGGATACCGGGATTGGCCTTGATCTTGAAGTTCATCACCGTTAGCTCGAGGTAGCGCTCCACGATAGTTGCCGCGCGGAAGCCGCTCCCTACCGAAGCGCGCAGGCTGGTGTTCGCCCAGGGCTGCCAGTTCACGCCAAGGCGAGGGCTGAACAGGTCCTCCTTCAGCCCGCCGATGATCTGGTAGCGATCGTAGCGCAGGCCACCGGTTAGACGGAGGTTGTCGCGCACCCGCCACTCATCCTGCACATAGGGGCCCACGAAAAAGCCCCGATGGCTGCCAAAGTACTTAGTGCTGCCCGCGTCGTGCTGGTACTGCACGCCGCCGGTAATAGTGTGGCGGTCGTGCGGCAGCCAATCTGCCTGGAGCTCGAATCCCTGTCCCCACGCCGGATTGAAATTGGCCTCCGGGCCGAACTGATTGCCCATGAGCGTGCGCACCAACGAGCCTCGCACATGCACCGCCACCCGCGCGGAAAAGGGGACCACCACTTTGGCGTAACAGGCCAGCTGGTTGGTTGCCGCCCGATTGCCCAGGTTCGCCTCGTCCACCTCGTAGGGGTCGTTCTGCCCTTTCCACTGGACGAAAAAACCACGCTTGATGTAGCTGTAGGCCGCGTAGAGTGTCCACCGTACGTTGTTGCGAAAGCGATAGTCGGCGCGACCGGTGAGGTTGTATTTTTGAAAGTCGCCCAGTTGCGTGTAGCCGGTGGACATGAAGCGCCCTGCCGAAAGCCTGAGGCCCAGCGGCCCAAAGCTCCGGCTGTAGCTCACGTCTTCGCGCGTGTAGTGCAGCCGGTCGGGGTCGGTCCAGCGCCACTCATCGTAGTAGGGCCGATCGTATTTGCCTGCGGTCCACGAAAAGAGTAGTTGCCCAGCGGGCGAGGGCGACTTGGTGATGACGTTGACCACCCCACCTAAGGCCGAGGCGCCCCAAAGCGTGGAGCCGGCCCCCTTCAGGACTTCGATCTGCTCGATGTCCAAGGGCGGCAACATGTCCCAGTTGAACTGCCCGGTATCGCTGGCGTAGACCGGAACCCCGTCCAGCAGGAGCAGGACCTTGTTGCCTGCGCCAAAGGTGTAGCCGGTGGAGCCGCGGATGTTGATTTGCTCGCCGATAAAATTGACCCCGGGCGCCGTCTCCAATGCCTCGATGAGATTGGTGGCGCTGCGCCGCTGGATGTCGCGCGCGCTCACCACGGAAATGGACACCGCGGCCTGATCGAGCTGCTGCTGCGCCTTGCCAGCCACCACGACTATGGGGTCGAACTCAATGGTGGCAGGCTGCAGGGAAAAGGTGAGGCGCGTCTCCTGCCCGTCGACCACCTTCACCCCTTCGCGGGTCACCGCTCGGTAGCCGATCATCGAGGCGCGCACGGCATAAGTGCCAGGTGGCAAGTGAGCCACAACAAAGTGCCCCTCGCGGTCGGCGCTGGCCCCCCTGGTAGTGCCCAACACCTGCACATTGGCGCCAGGTAGCGGCTTGCCGCTCTCGCTGTCCATCACCGTGCCAGCCATGCTCCCCACCCCGGCATGGCCAACACGCACGGCGGCCAAGGCTACACCACACACGAGAAGCAAGCTGTAGAGCGCGCGCATCTCTCTCCCTCTCCCGAACCTACGGCTTGGCCTTGGCCCAGTCAACAAAGATATCCACCCCCTTCTTCGTCTCACCGGCCTTGATGCTCAGCTTTCCCGGCTCACCTGGGGCGCTCGGGTCTTCGTAGATGCCGAGCACGCGATAGTCGGTCAGGCTGGCCCGCTCCGGCAGCCAGAAGACAGCCACGTACTCCACCGTCCCATGCCGCACCGGGAGCACGTAATGGTAGGCGTTCTTCTGGGCATCGAACTTCTCGGATTCTGGGCCTACGGAAAAGTCGATGGACTTGAGCAGAGTCAGGTACTCGACATTCACCTCAGGCTTGCGCACATAGGCGGCAACCGCCGTGGCCAGCGTGTTGCCAGGGAAGGGCCCGTTGAAATAGAGAGTCCCCTCGATGCTCGCGTCGCGGTCCACCCGACTCCAGTTGGCACGCAGGTCGATTTCAAAGACCGGCTCCTCCTTGGTGATGTCGAATCCCAAGGGCAGCAGGTTGTTGGTGGCATCCAGGGGCAGGGCAAGGACATCAGCGAGATTTGACTTGGTCTCGGTGTTGTACCACCACAGGCTGATGGCCTCGTAATGGCCGTAAGGGAGACCCATCTCCGCCATCACCGTGTCGCGCACGGCATCCCATTTGAAGGGGAGGCTATTGGGGCTGTGGTAGAGCTCATTGATGGCGCGCGGCGGAAACTTGGGGGCCACAACCAAGTAGATGCCCTGCGTGTTCTTGGGCGGGGGTCCACCGTAGAACAGCACCCTTGCCCGCACCATGCCCGGCAACGGGGCGATGCCGTGCTCAACCTCACAGGAGAGCGCAGCCAGCAGGGCAGCCACGCCGATGACGGCGCTGGCGAGCACAACGCCCCTGACTGCACCACGGGGGATAGTCATGCCTCACCCCACCTGGCAGGTCAGCGAACGAGTAGCACTTTAGTACTGCTGGACCGCCCGGCACCGCGCAACCAGCACGTGTAGACACCCGGGGGCAGCAGGTTCCCTTCGGAGTCGCGGCCGTCCCAGTACACCTCGTGCTTCCCTGGGGCGAACTCGCCGGCAGTAACGGTGCGCACGAGACGACCTTTCACGTCCACTACCGTCAAGGTCAGGTGCTCATATCCGGCCGCCTCAAAGCGCAGTCTGGCGCCCAGCGCGGCAGGATTCGGAAAGGCGGGCAAGAGCCGAAACTGCGCAGGTGTCTGAGGGGTTTCAGTGGCCACACCGCTGGGATACGACACTGCCCGCGCCGCAACCTTGACCGGGTGCTGGATAATAAAGGCCAACTTCTCCGCCTCGCTGCGGGGCAAATTGGCCGGCAAGAAGTAGGCGACAAAGCCCAACTCCAAGTTCACGCTATCCTGGCCGCTCCCCCGGAAGACAATGCCATAGTCGCCGTAGGAGACGCCGTCACCGGTGTCGCCGCCAGCGGTGCCGTCGGCCACGCCTCCCTGCTGGCTATCGTGGTAGTAGAGGGCAATGCTCTGCCAGGTGGTGTCGCGAAAAGTGCCCATGGTGAACATGCTGCCCTGCGGGCCGGTGACCAGGCCCCACTCCCGAATGGGGAGTTGGATCTGGCTATTCACCACATCTGGCACCCCGTCGATCGGCACACCGGCGTTGAAGCGGTTGTGGAAGCGCATGCCGACGGCGTTGGCGTTGAAATCCCACGACTGTCGGAGGAGATCCATTTCGATGTAGATGTCATTCTCGGTGTGAAACGCGGCCTTTAGCTTCTCCGGATCCAAATTGGCGCCACCCACCACCGCAGCCGAAAACGGGTAGAAGTACCCCTTGACGTAGAATGCCACCTCGTGGAGCAGTATCACGCCAAACTTGATCGTCTGCCGAGCGGTGCGCACCAGTCGCACCACCGGTCGCGCAGTGTAGCCAAAGTAGTAGCGACCCGCCTCGTGGGCCTGGTAGAGGTGCAGGTTGTCACGCTCGTTGGCAGCTGGGGCTCCGCCGAGACCGACTGTAAACGTCATCAACCCAAAAAAGTCCATGTAGCCGACGAAGCGGATCTTTTGCGTATCGAAAAAGTCCACGCCGCTGCCGTACGGAGGCTTGATAGCCACATCCTCCACCATGCCGTTGGTCGAGCTGAGGCGCAGACGGTACATGCTCGTCTCCACCTGTTGCTGGGCCGGGTCGAAGGCGAAGCCGTAGGGGCTGGGCACCTGCACGTTCAGGGTGGATGACTGGTAAAGGTAGGCGTAGCAACGCCAGGAGGGGTTCAGTGGGTCGGCGACCTCAATCTCCCAGCGCCGATGCTGGCGCGCGTCCGGGTCGTCCAGCCAGGCATCATCCGGGGCACGGTCGCCCATGTCCCCCACCAGAAAGACGAGCTCGTCGTCGGCGTCAAAGGCCGGGTTCGCATCGGCGGCAATCACGTTGGCGCTGCCCACCTGCACGTAGAAATCGCGGCGGGCCTCTGCCACCTCGGGCTTGCACGGGTCCGCGGTGTTGTAGACTTCATCGATCTGGAAAGGCATCGGCCGCCAGACGCCGGTCCAGGCATCATAGGCGTACAGGTAGAGCTGCTCGATGGGCAGGTCCTCCCAGATCGGCATTTCGCGATGCTTGATCACCACCGGCTCGTACCGCCGCTCCTGATAGAGCTGTTGCCCGCTGAGTTGCGCAACCAGCAGGCCGCATAGCAGCACTCCCACGGCACCCCATACTCTCCACGTGCTCATAGGCACCTCACTGCCAATCGCTGCGCCCCCGTGAGCTTAGCGCAACAGCAACATCTTGC is part of the Calditrichota bacterium genome and encodes:
- a CDS encoding ABC transporter ATP-binding protein; its protein translation is MVITIEGLTKVYEGGKKAIEDINLRIESGMFGLLGPNGAGKTTLMRILATLMKPSAGVVKFNGLDLQKDRRAIRTMLGYLPQDFRLFSRLTTWEFLDYIAALSGLKDSRARKKAVANMLEQVGLYEVRDRQANKLSGGMKRRLGIAQALIGDPKVVIVDEPTTGLDPEERIRFRNLLSDMTRRDIIIILSTHIVGDISSTCRKMALLNDGHVVFEGAPDALIEQAKDHVWRIKAADSELEAIKERYPVIATIPAESGWEVEVVAESLDTYPGKPIDPNLEHAYVYFMEFKLGASLDEKELAEK
- a CDS encoding aldo/keto reductase, whose protein sequence is MRRNLTRREFMANAALGGLALGTAWPFMRSLGMQQPSATKVIYRPLGKTGIRLPIVSFGVMNSDSPDLLRKALDLGVRHLDTAHGYMGGKSEEVIGTVVAERKCRESVVIGTKLWFARDREGNFLTADRGPSPGATQENFDRMLGISLKRLQSDYVDILYLHSCQTAGMVSYEPLLKIFEGAKKKGLARFVGISTHANEPEVIRAAADSGVWDVVLTAYNYLQGHRAEVRAAIKYAAEKGVGIVAMKTQAGARMNQRQSVNHAAALKWVLNDENVCTTIPGVTTFEQLELDWGVMANLKLSEEEEKDLQLSAASPGSFYCQGCCSCVASCPQQVEIPTAMRASMYAFAYGNSRQAHQALREFADQRGLAPCRDCERCVASCRHGIPIGERIQGLLAFAGGSEFSMQEV
- a CDS encoding TonB-dependent receptor, with the protein product MRALYSLLLVCGVALAAVRVGHAGVGSMAGTVMDSESGKPLPGANVQVLGTTRGASADREGHFVVAHLPPGTYAVRASMIGYRAVTREGVKVVDGQETRLTFSLQPATIEFDPIVVVAGKAQQQLDQAAVSISVVSARDIQRRSATNLIEALETAPGVNFIGEQINIRGSTGYTFGAGNKVLLLLDGVPVYASDTGQFNWDMLPPLDIEQIEVLKGAGSTLWGASALGGVVNVITKSPSPAGQLLFSWTAGKYDRPYYDEWRWTDPDRLHYTREDVSYSRSFGPLGLRLSAGRFMSTGYTQLGDFQKYNLTGRADYRFRNNVRWTLYAAYSYIKRGFFVQWKGQNDPYEVDEANLGNRAATNQLACYAKVVVPFSARVAVHVRGSLVRTLMGNQFGPEANFNPAWGQGFELQADWLPHDRHTITGGVQYQHDAGSTKYFGSHRGFFVGPYVQDEWRVRDNLRLTGGLRYDRYQIIGGLKEDLFSPRLGVNWQPWANTSLRASVGSGFRAATIVERYLELTVMNFKIKANPGIRAERSWAYDLGFRQYLTRDWNVDVSFFDNEYWDMIEAHLDLIRGQIQFRNVTRARVCGVEATTNASVPFRLLHRRWTAGLHLSTTAMDPRDVKWNESLTYRPKVLSTVRADLRVGRLQGEIDYRYASKIDKVKVYPINERVPMKFVDLRFGVELGKVVLRAGVNNLLQYNYAPMESNLMPMRTFFVGLQGGF